A window of Benincasa hispida cultivar B227 chromosome 9, ASM972705v1, whole genome shotgun sequence genomic DNA:
GTACGAGAATAATCAAAGCCTTTTCTGTTTGGACCCATCTACTTAGGAGCATCGCGCATGAACCGCTGGTGTGTAGTCAATAAGAGGGAGAACGTATTTTTCAAATGGACCTCTCAAGGTGATGGATGAAGCCACTTCAAACTTATTTGCCATACAGCTGATTGAATTTTCAGCATTACGGTATGTAGTTCAGTACCACTACATTCATCCCTAGCCTCAACCGAGCTATTCAATGATCTATTGAGCTCATCTACATTCTTGCTTAGACTTCTTTTCTACTTATTTTCTATAGCTCATCGAAAGCATTGATCACGTCTCTTAGTATTTGGGGTATTATACTCCCAACTAGTTGCTTGCGTGAAGTCTGTTGGCAATTggcattcaaaattttaagcCAATGGtgaaattttttcaattatttgtcTATTCCATTCTTTGTGTCGAGAAGAGGGTCATTGTCAGAGAATCCTAACCTTGATTTGAAATGATTTGAAATGATTTGTAGACATAATGAgcatttgatttgaaaataacttgGCAGGGCGCTTTAACTCAGCACTGCTGCAATGCTACAGGTTATGTAATTTTGCCGCGTTTAGGGGTATCAGGTTGCTTGGCTTGGCGTTTTGGTTTATTCGATTGCATAATTATGTGGTATGGTTTCAATAATGTTCAGTCCACATGCAGCAAAAGGGAAGTTTGGCAGCTGTCTGTGGGTCAGCGTTGTTTGTAGTGATTATTTGAACTTATTATATGGTTTTAGCGCTTCTTGCGGAACGTTTTCAAATTCTAGATTTGAcgtttccttttattttttcttcaaattctcaGAACAGTGCTTTTCTGTTGATTTTGGTGGCCTCTTTATGCTGAAAATGGTCTTTTTGTTGGCTAATTACTGGAAAGATTTGCCTTTACATTTGATTTGTTTCTTTATGAGAATTTATAAATACTCCGGAGGGTCAAGTCATTTGAGTTTTGTTCTATTGTAAATGTAGAAGTATACTTCGTTATATTGTAGTAAGGTTCTGGACTAAAGAACTTGTACCTTCAATACcaaaatgaatttattcttttaattagtGAATTTTGCTTCTATTCAATTCTTGTCTTTTAACAGCGTCAATCAATTTCTGATAGCATTAATAATTGATGAGTCTTGACTAAATTGGTTGGATATGATGAAATACTGGACATGCTATTGATTATGCTCTCTTGACATTTTGGGTTTTTgtgacaaaaattaaatttcgtagcaaagttttcttttttagaaagtTCACAAATTTTCCAGTATATGCCAACTAAATTTATAACGTTTTGACAAATTAGATTcttgaatttttatatttatttttaaagtttattagTGTTTTATAGGCCAGCATTTGTTATATTCAATGTCTTTTAAGATTCATGGGCTATTTAGGCATAAAATTAGATAGTAAGAGTTCCATGTTTTAtaagtttataattttttttaaacatgtttAACATGATAAGGAACATCCTATACAAAGTTAAAAGTTAGATAACTAAATTTAATCGGAAAATAGTCATAATTAACGATAATTAACCTATACtctttctgaaaaaaaaaattgagaattcaCCAGTCACCACATGCTATCTTAGCCTTCAAAACCAAGCCATGTGAGAGACATACATGCAAAATGCATTATATAATGTTAATGTGGGACCCCAGCACCGACACTCCACACTcttcttctgttttttttttttctttctttaaattcTCTCTAATAACAAAAAATACTGTGTTGTTGTACTAGTAGCATTGCCCccattctaatatttttccctcccattttttaattttaattttataattttcttttgcgGCTAAGACTCGTCTTCTTAGTTCTTCTAACCCACTGTTTTCTTGCTCTTCCTGTATCCCACTTTAAATACTCCCCCATCCGGCCATCCCCATCTCATCACCTTCAATACCCATCACCATCTCTCCTCTTAAATCTCATAATCCAAACCCAAATCCAAAAATGCTTCCTCTAACTTCACCTTTCTTTGCACTCTCTGCATTCTTCTGCTTCTTCTCCACCGTTTCTGCTGAAAATCCCTACCGCTTCTTCACCTGGAATGTCTCCTACGCCAACATTTACCCTCTCGGCGTTCGCCAGCAGGTCcgctttttttcttctttgtgttgcatcttttctttgttttctttgatCTGATCGTTAATAGCTTCCATGatctgttcttcttcttcttcttcagggAATACTCATCAATGGCCAATTCCCTGGCCCTGACATCCACTGTGTCACCAATGACAACCTCATCATCAATGTCTTCAACAGCTTGGACGAGCCCTTCCTCATTTCCTGGTATTTCCCTTTTACTCTCTCTGCTTCTCTTCATCTCAATTTCAGTcggcaaaaagaaagaagattaaattagaaaaaaaaagaaaaaaaaaagaaagaagtaaattccaacAGCCACCGCCCCACTTATACTGCCTATTACTGTACTAGAGTTCAGTGCCAGAGTGTTTGTCGTGTTGTGAATTTGTAATTAGTTTCTTTATTATAGAGATCTCAGTCTTCAAGCTTCCATTGACTTCTGCTTTTCTTGCTTAAAAAGTATGCTTTGATGTCTTTCAACTTGTCATCCTCCTCTACTTCACATACAACTCCTCTCTTGATATGTTTTTTGTTTACTGTTTTGATACTATATTAGATCGCTAATCGATGGTGATGAGTTACGGCAAATTTAATTATACCAATACTTTTAACTATGTTGCTTCTAATTTGTATCTTGTTTGGATCCGGCTGCTGTTGTTTGTGTTTGATTTGATGTTTTTATAATGTTGACTAAAGTTGGAGTTCTTTTGAGTTTTGACAAAGACTACTCGTAGTTGTTACCATAACACCGTCTGTATGTAACATTATGGATTAAATTCCAAGCAAAATAATGGAGAATGGAAGTTTGTTTGCTGAGAAAGCTTCTATCTCATGATTAATGGAAGTCGTTTGAGTAATTAAAACCTCTCACCGGCGGAAACATTGATTGattattatcttcttttttcttttttcttttttgtggtCCACTTTGGTCTGAGTGCTTTTACGATAACATGTACCAGAAAGCAGAGTAGAGAATGGGTAGATTGGGATGTTTGGCCCACCAAGAAATTTTCAACAGCTTCagtttttctcctttttttccttcctttcctCTAATGGAACTTTTAAAATGACTACTTTGGTCCCCATAGTTTCTTTTGGATCGAAAttggtttttcaaaaaaaaaaaaaaaaggaaattgaaaattttaattctcACCGTTATTTCaattattgattatttaataCATAGACCTTAGGTAATGAAGTGGACGTGTATTGAAATCATATAAGTTGAGATCAATATTGAAGAGGCAAAAGAGAGCAAAATAGTTTATTTCAACATTTAAGTACTTAACCACATTTTCTGTTGGTCAAAGTATTGAGTtctatttattttagtattttaatggTCTAAGTTTAGTttgttactttttaaaaattttaaatttagtcatttaaattattctttttaaattatttaaataataataataattttcatgtaaaaaagttaaaatatatgTAACTATATTTTtgtcatattttcaaaattcataaaagaAATGTTAATAGATactaattttttctttaaaaaaataaccatAAACTAGCACCATTAATCATGTTTAAAAGTGTATAGTTTAAAATTGGtcatttaaaagtatataactCAAATAAAGTGAAACGAGtactaaaaatgatattttaaccctTTTTATTCATCGTTCTTCGAAATGTTATTCGTAGaaagtaaaatatttaaatgagtaATTTATTTCAAGATTTAAACGAATTAAGCAACTATTTTTGGACGAAAaaaagtgtatatatatttttatttttatttttttaggttGGAGTAGTCTCATCATCTTACATTGGAGTTTGAATTGTGTAAACTTCAGGAACGGAATTCAACAGAGAAGAAATTCATACGAAGACGGTGTTTATGGAACAACGTGCCCAATCCCTCCCGGGAAGAACTTCACGTACATTCTCCAAGTCAAGGATCAGATCGGCAGCTTTTACTATTTCCCTTCTCTTGCCTTCCACAAGGCCGCCGGCGGTTTCGGTGGCATCAGAATCCTCAGCCGCCCTCGGATTCCCGTCCCCTTCCCCGATCCCGACGGCGATTACACCGTTCTCATCGGCGACTGGTACAAGTCCAATCACACGGTATGTATTTAATCTTCCCCAGCGAGcatttttttactcttttttttttcttcaaaatttttaggggaaaaaaaaaggaaatgttGGAAACCGGGGAGTGGGCGGTGAATGCGAATCGCATTATCGCAAATTTTTTTTCCGTCGGTAGGTAGTGGGGTCCACTCCGTGACCTTGAATTATTGGCGACCGAATCAAATGTTCGCTTTTTGGTTCGGTGGGGTTTAATAATGACTTGGGAATGCTCGTTTCGTACCGAAAACTTTGAAAATGGTTATTGCTCAATTCTCGTTCATTCAAGGAAATTAATTGggaaattgtttttaaattgaaaaagtaCTGAAAAAGATTTTCTAACTATAGCAAAATTTCAGACACATACGGATAAACATCTATAAGTTTGTTAAGTGACATAGTAGACTATTTATTAATAGACAataacattttactatatttgtaaatattttagtttattttttaatatttgaaaacgaTCTATATTAATAttctaataatttaattttaatttttaaattttgcattaagaattattttattGACCAATTATTTTACAGAGATATACAATTCTTTTCTGAAAAGTTATAGAGAAATGCAATTATACATTATTTAACTGAAATTTAAATTCTGTTTAGCTATCTTATAAaacatatctatatatataattatcttAAAGAAACAAATGTAATGAACTTGGGAAATTTTTTCACTaaataacataaatttaaatgtaataaactttttgatatacttgaaaatatatatcattttatgCTTGGGTGTTTAAATTATGTAAATGCTTCTAGATTAGGCATTGGGCGTCTAAATGAAACTGAGTTTAATGAAGATTTGTGGGTGATACCatgtttgaatttttgtttaagTACAACAAGGTATGGACTAAGCTCAAAATTGGCTACAATATTTGAAGTTTGAGAGACTACAATAGTACCTGAAAAATAGATAGATGAAAACAAATTGAAGCTTATGATCTATCCATACGTTGAATGTATTTTGAATAGCATTTTCCCTTCGTCAGAGGCTTCAAGTTTCTGtatcttcttttttcttatcTGAGCTTTTAAATTTTGGGGATGGTGAATAGACCCTGAAGGCTCATCTGGATCGTGGTAAGAAGCTTCCATTTCCAGATGGAATCCTCATCAATGGCCGTGGCAATGATACCTCTTTTAGCGTCGAACAAGGTACATTCCCTGTGTAATTCGATTACTGATTCAAAGCACAATGGAAATGAGATGATCATCATTTATGTCAATGCTATTGTAGGAAAAACTTACAGGTTGAGAATTTCAAATGTGGGGCTGCAGCATTCCCTCAACTTCCGAATTCAAGGTCATAAAATGAAGCTTGTAGAAGTGGAGGGAACACATACCCTTCAAACGACCTACTCCTCACTCGACGTTCATGTTGGTCAGTCTTACTCTGTGCTTGTCACGGCTGATCAGCCAGCTCAGGACTACTACATTGTCGTCTCCACTCGCTTCACTTCTCGGGTGCTCACTACCACTGGCATTCTTCGTTACAGTAACTCTGCTGGCCCTGTCAAAGGTCCTTCTCCTGGCGGTCCAACAATACAGATCGATTGGTCCCTCAACCAAGCGCGCTCTATCAGGTTACATACTTTCTTTTTACCATCCTTTCTAGCTTGAGTCAAGTAGTAAATAGGCTATAGGTTAAACAACAAGTAAGCTTGtctggtaaccatttcgtttttgtttttagtctttaaaaattaagcctataaatatcATTTCACCTCTAAGTTTATtgctttgttatttattttctaccgatgtttttaaaaagtaaacaaaagtttcaaaaaaaaaaaaattgttttgctttgaaatttagctaagaattcaattcttctacttaaaaaagataaaattcatTGTAAGTAACAGgaggaaataagcttaattttcaaaaaccaaatgttTACCAAACGGGGGTTTAGCTTTTTGGATATAAACATTATGAACCAAATTAATGTCTAGAATCCATATGTAGGGAGCGCTGGAAACATATTTAATGCAACTTTCCATAAAagcttttaattattttacggAATCAGACCAATGGGTTAGTCTGTTTCCATGTCTTGGTATAGTCTTTTTGATTTATGACtttttctgttttgcaggaccAATCTTACAGCCAGTGGACCAAGGCCAAACCCACAAGGGTCATATCACTATGGTCTCATAAACACAACCAAAACCATCATACTTTCCAATTCTGCTGGTCAAGTCAACCGCAAACAAAGGTATGCGGTTAACAGTGTGTCGTTCATCCCTGCTGACACTCCCTTAAAACTTGCGGACTTCTTCAAAATCGGAGGGGTTTTTCGCGTTGGAAGCATCTCTGATAGGCCTACCGGTGGAGGAATCTACCTCGACACATCCGTGATGGGTGCAGACTATAGAGCCTTTGTTGAAATTGTGTTCCAAAACAATGAGAACATTGTCCAAAGTTGGCATATTGATGGCTACTCTTTCTTCGTGGTTGGGTAAGCTTGCATACTTGACACATATGTTTCAATGGTTAGTCTATGATTGAAAAACTCAATTTCTAAAACTGCTCTATTTTCAGCATGGATGGAGGCCAATGGACGCAGTCTAGTAGAAACCAATACAATCTTCGGGATGCAATTGCCCGTTGCACGACTCAGGTGAGCATCGACCATTGATCCCTTCTGGCTTTCTGCCCCACAATTATTCTGTTTAAATGGCCTGATGATGGTGTTTGGTGCAGGTATACCCTTACTCATGGACTGCAATTTACGTGGCCCTCGATAACGTGGGGATGTGGAATGTGAGGTCGGAATTTTGGGCAAGACAGTATCTTGGACAACAATTCTACCTCCGTGTCTATACGCCATCGACTTCGCTCAGGGACGAGT
This region includes:
- the LOC120085691 gene encoding L-ascorbate oxidase homolog; protein product: MLPLTSPFFALSAFFCFFSTVSAENPYRFFTWNVSYANIYPLGVRQQGILINGQFPGPDIHCVTNDNLIINVFNSLDEPFLISWNGIQQRRNSYEDGVYGTTCPIPPGKNFTYILQVKDQIGSFYYFPSLAFHKAAGGFGGIRILSRPRIPVPFPDPDGDYTVLIGDWYKSNHTTLKAHLDRGKKLPFPDGILINGRGNDTSFSVEQGKTYRLRISNVGLQHSLNFRIQGHKMKLVEVEGTHTLQTTYSSLDVHVGQSYSVLVTADQPAQDYYIVVSTRFTSRVLTTTGILRYSNSAGPVKGPSPGGPTIQIDWSLNQARSIRTNLTASGPRPNPQGSYHYGLINTTKTIILSNSAGQVNRKQRYAVNSVSFIPADTPLKLADFFKIGGVFRVGSISDRPTGGGIYLDTSVMGADYRAFVEIVFQNNENIVQSWHIDGYSFFVVGMDGGQWTQSSRNQYNLRDAIARCTTQVYPYSWTAIYVALDNVGMWNVRSEFWARQYLGQQFYLRVYTPSTSLRDEFPIPKNALLCGRASGRHTRPL